The Temnothorax longispinosus isolate EJ_2023e chromosome 12, Tlon_JGU_v1, whole genome shotgun sequence genome includes a window with the following:
- the LOC139822960 gene encoding protein unc-45 homolog B-like — MPKSNMTTQKWKEKGDEEFNKCNWSKALSYYTNAIEIVTEDNTEKALYYDKRSATYFELRDYDKTIEDCNSVMKIYHKILSISMFRRFLALIELERFEEARQDMKMILCYSDNTMSQSLPTQFHEISHKHIKEKVSQMMGLAFNVSVDKEERENAMINMLKLASWRTDACEIFIKEVEEDDEAICSAIRIVDELCQNNINQTEPTMINVVLPWCLEMMNSKSTERVNASQYCLQNILNKYSGMNNEPSTKPDEALCEEHKKEINTILSCLLNSVESKTITGLARDAIIELITRNIHYTALDWAKRLVKFDGLKKLMEVASQLEEYQYESLFDITYSTRTIISMSLAKIWKNMDRNVDKGTFVNTIDKFIKDKLFASDTESKLRGVVAITTLIFGPLEVADRIIFTNPSTGCMRILDMAKTDDVLQQKVVCECLVAAMTNFDEVNALINEGVKILRIFLYQSKDDVIRIQALVGFCEWSKFKTRGYISKLFWGEATDKLVKVCRRLLINPKKEKNIIKWAVKGLSYLTLDGNVKDELIKDQQIIQTVFELAKISDQSVLYSVATTLVNVCNAYERLMIESTFQPTFIPEMEESMKFLKFYFLEEYLSKNDEDFVQKRRCLLVKNGVTGALVSLAKTGNQNCKELTARVFSAICGKEELTKTVVQQGGTKALLSLALDGTDKGKKIASQVLVHLAHTLPPEDAFPGDLMMDVVQPITNLLNSECSVNERCEALTALCNLASVKDSMRLHIFNDSGFENFNNYMNDNHNMVDCAYAKLINNLVLCRKVAIQYVKQRYYQLGYLIGWSVVSNVDERTKKAAVEAVTTLTAASEEACEKLLRWDVWPKFLYLLLNNPDNYLQRKGIEIALNMMNSTKDVAAKLIKTDTIMKQVRELSKNDTIQNEEIKELASLVLEAAAKWNQEIEGNVEGNELSDSIA, encoded by the exons ATGCCAAAGTCAAATATGACTACACAGAAATGGAAAGAGAAAGGTGATGAAGAGTTTAACAAATGCAATTGGTCTAAAGCCTTAAGTTATTACACAAACGCAATTGAAATAGTAACAGAGGACAACACTGAGAAAGCATTGTATTACGATAAACGATCTGCCACATATTTCGAACTACGTGATTACGACAAAACGATTGAAGACTGCAACAGTGtgatgaaaatatatcataaaatactTTCCATATCAATGTTTCGCAGGTTTTTAGCATTAATAGAGTTAGAGAGATTCGAGGAGGCACGTCAAGACATGAAAATGATTTTATGTTACTCAGATAACACAATGTCTCAATCTCTACCAACgcaatttcatgaaatttcacACAaacatattaaagaaaaa GTATCACAAATGATGGGTTTAGCATTTAACGTGAGCGTAGATAAAGAGGAACGTGAAAACGCCATGATTAATATGCTTAAGCTCGCAAGTTGGAGAACTGATGCCTGCGAAATCTTTATAAAGGAAGTAGAAGAAGATGATGAAGCGATCTGTAGCGCGATTCGTATTGTAGACGAGTTATGccaaaacaatattaatcaaACTGAGCCCACTATGATAAACGTTGTTTTGCCTTGGTGTCTGGAAATGATGAACAGCAAATCTACAGAAAGAGTCAACGCGTCTCAATACTGTTTAcag AATATATTGAACAAATATAGCGGCATGAATAATGAACCCAGTACAAAACCCGACGAGGCTTTGTGCGAAGAgcataagaaagaaattaatacgaTTTTGTCGTGCTTGTTGAATAGTGTAGAGAGTAAAACGATAACAGGACTTGCTAGAGACGCAATAATAGAACTTATTACGCGTAACATTCATTATACTGCGTTAGACTGGGCCAAACGATTAGTCAAGTTTGAcggtttgaaaaaattaatggagGTTGCCAGTCAATTGGAGGAATACCAATACGAATCTTTGTTCGACATCACGTATTCCACGCGAACTATTATCAGTATGTCCTTAGCAAAGATATGGAAAAACATGGACCGTAATGTCGATAAGGGGACATTTGTCAACActattgataaatttattaaggaTAAATTGTTTGCATCTGACACAGAATCTAAA CTGCGTGGAGTAGTTGCAATAACAACCCTAATATTCGGTCCGTTAGAAGTTGCAGACAGAATTATCTTTACAAATCCGTCGACGGGTTGTATGAGGATTCTCGATATGGCGAAAACGGATGACGTATTGCAACAGAAAGTGGTTTGCGAATGCCTCGTTGCCGCTATGACTAATTTTGATGAGGTCAACGCGCTCATAAATGAAGGTGTAAAGATATTGCGGATATTTCTGTATCAATCTAAGGATGATGTAATACGGATTCAAGCGTTGGTGGGTTTCTGCGAGTGGAGCAAGTTTAAAACCCGCGGTTACATTAGCAAACTGTTCTGGGGTGAAGCGACGGACAAATTGGTCAAGGTTTGCagaagattattaataaatcccaagaaagaaaaaaatataataaaatgggCCGTTAAAGGCCTATCGTACCTCACTCTCGACGGCAACGTCAAAGACGAGTTGATCAAGGACCAACAAATCATTCAAACAGTTTTCGAGCTTGCCAAGATTAGCGATCAATCAGTCCTCTATAGTGTGGCCACGACGCTAGTAAACGTGTGCAATGCTTATGAGAGGCTTATGATAGAATCTACATTTCAACCAACATTTATACCTGAGATGGAAGAATCGatgaaatttctgaaattttattttcttgaagaATATCTGTCTAAAAATGACGAAGACTTTGTGCAGAAAAGACGGTGCCTGTTAGTGAAGAACGGTGTGACCGGCGCTCTGGTCAGCCTCGCCAAAACGGGCAACCAAAACTGCAAGGAACTGACAGCTCGCGTATTCTCCGCTATATGCGGTAAAGAGGAATTGACAAAAACAGTTGTTCAACAAGGCGGTACGAAGGCATTGTTGTCGTTAGCGCTAGATGGCACagacaaaggaaaaaagataGCTTCGCAAGTCTTAGTCCATCTGGCACACACGTTACCTCCTGAGGATGCATTTCCCGGTGATTTAATGATGGATGTTGTACAGCCGATCACAAATCTCTTGAACTCGGAGTGTTCCGTTAATGAGAGATGCGAGGCTCTAACAGCTTTGTGCAATCTAGCTAGTGTCAAGGATAGTATGCGACTACATATATTCAACGACTCAGGATTTGAGAATTTCAACAACTATATGAACGATAATCACAACATGGTGGACTGCGCGTACGCAAAACTAATAAACAATTTGGTATTATGCCGTAAAGTTGCTATTCAATATGTTAAGCAGAGATATTATCAACTTGGGTATCTTATTGGTTGGTCCGTGGTGAGCAACGTAGATGAACGTACAAAGAAAGCAGCAGTTGAAGCGGTAACAACGCTAACGGCAGCCAGCGAAGAAGCTTGTGAAAAATTACTTCGCTGGGATGTTTGGCCGAAATTTCTATACCTTTTACTCAATAATCCAGACAATTACTTACAACGTAAGGGTATTGAAATTGCGTTAAATATGATGAATAGTACAAAAGACGTCGCTGCAAAACTCATCAAAACAGATACAATAATGAAACAAGTGAGAGAATTGAGCAAGAACGATACCATACAAAACGAAGAGATCAAGGAATTAGCATCCCTTGTTCTAGAGGCTGCTGCGAAATGGAACCAGGAAATCGAGGGAAATGTCGAAGGGAACGAATTGTCAGATAGCATTGcatga